One Hordeum vulgare subsp. vulgare chromosome 4H, MorexV3_pseudomolecules_assembly, whole genome shotgun sequence DNA window includes the following coding sequences:
- the LOC123449595 gene encoding uncharacterized protein LOC123449595 gives MALNERLSKFKQQQERCQTTLSSIAATQASTTKSHNAPRSRPANAPSAPAKQIQAIKFSNDTERLQHINSVRKSPVGAQIKLVIELLYKTRLAYTAEQINEATYVAINSNKAVFDSLTNNPKVQFDGKRFSYKSKHDLKGKDQLLHLIRRFPEGLPVVEVKDSYPTVLDDLQALKASGDVWWLSSMDSQEDIVYPNDPKSKIKLDADLKQLYREIELPRDMIDIEKELLKNGHKPATDTTKRRAAAQIHGQRPKPKAKKKQKEITKRTKLTNAHLPELFDLPR, from the exons ATGGCTCTTAATGAACGCCTCAGCAAATTTAAACAACAGCAGGAGAGATGCCAGACAACTCTATCCAGCATTGCTGCAACCCAAGCTTCAACCACAAAATCCCACAATGCTCCAAGGTCTAGACCAGCAAATGCTCCGTCAGCTCCAGCAAAACAGATACAGGCCATTAAATTCTCAAATGATACAGAAAGGCTTCAACACATCAATTCAGTGAGGAAGTCTCCTGTCGGAGCACAGATCAAATTAGTTATTGAACTGCTTTACAAG ACAAGACTTGCTTATACAGCAGAGCAAATAAATGAAGCAACATATGTTGCGATTAATAGTAACAAGGCAGTCTTTGATAGCCTGACGAACAATCCCAAAGTACAATTTGATGGGAAGCGTTTCTCTTACAAG TCCAAGCATGATTTGAAGGGGAAAGATCAATTGCTTCATTTGATCAGAAGATTTCCCGAGGGTCTTCCTGTTGTGGAGGTCAAGGATTCATATCCAACTGTATTGGATGATCTACAG GCTCTCAAAGCCTCAGGTGACGTCTGGTGGCTATCAAGCATGGACTCCCAGGAAGACATTGTGTACCCAAATGATCCCAAATCGAAGATCAAGCTCGATGCCGACTTGAAGCAGCTGTACCGGGAGATAGAGCTGCCACGAGACATGATTGACATCGAGAAGGAGCTCCTGAAGAACGGCCACAAGCCAGCAACCGACACGACCAAGCGGCGTGCAGCGGCAcagatccatggccagcgaccaAAGCCGAAGGCCAAGAAGAAGCAGAAAGAGATCACTAAGAGGACCAAGCTCACAAACGCGCATCTGCCTGAGCTGTTCGACCTGCCCCGTTAG
- the LOC123449596 gene encoding uncharacterized protein LOC123449596: MASGAVAPPPPPLAGGRRGFGGRGVLLRRRLAATPMKDEPVVSTNGGEEEMIAHSVNVARKASIPGVSSSLSNRTAVTPTPLHPAEPSDLRFNRLRPPTEKSDCKYTRYFGRYVAREAIVDEEYWIAAWLRAEDHYEDQSGDRYVESFKRKFASQEFHALKKRCSRQVGEKYTCFVAVKNDDVTRTVLNSVVGTVDLCVRHPLYGETYPAEPGNMPFYSRIYQPDQPKFGYLTNVCVAKYARRQGIASNMLLLAIDAARLDGAESIYIHVHKDNLPARRLYDHIGFKMVDMDGARQSSDLCLLSFSSNH, from the exons ATGGCGAGCGGGGCCGTcgcgccgcccccgccgccgctggCCGGCGGGCGGCGCGGCTTCGGTGGCCGGGGAGTCCTCCTCCGCCGGCGCCTCGCCGCCACGCCGAT GAAAGATGAACCCGTGGTTTCTACAAACGGTGGAGAAGAGGAAATGATTGCCCATAGTGTTAATGTTGCCAGAAAAGCATCCATCCCTGGGGTTTCATCAAGCTTATCCAATAGGACAGCAGTGACGCCAACACCTTTGCATCCAGCAGAACCATCCGATCTCCGTTTCAATCGTCTTCGACCCCCGACTGAGAAAAGTGATTGCAAATACACAAGATATTTTGGTCGTTATGTTGCTCGGGAGGCTATAGTGGATGAGGAATACTGG ATTGCCGCATGGTTGAGagcagaagatcactatgaagatCAGTCAGGCGATCG CTATGTTGAAAGCTTCAAAAGAAAGTTTGCATCACAG GAATTTCATGCTTTAAAGAAACGGTGTAGCAGGCAGGTTGGAGAGAAGTATACATGTTTTGTTGCG GTAAAGAATGATGACGTTACACGTACTGTGCTGAATAGTGTTGTTGGTACGGTAGATCTGTGTGTCAGGCATCCTCTATATGGGGAGACATATCCCGCG GAGCCTGGAAACATGCCATTTTACTCTAGAATCTATCAGCCAGATCAGCCAAAATTTGGATATTTAACCAACGTTTGTGTTGCTAAGTATGCACGGCGTCAAGGGATTGCCAGCAACATGTTGTTATTGGCCATTGATGCCGCAAGACTCGATG GTGCTGAAAGTATTTATATTCATGTACATAAGGATAACTTGCCAGCTCGGAGGCTCTATGATCATATAGGATTCAAG ATGGTTGACATGGATGGCGCTCGCCAGTCATCAGATCTGTGCTTACTCTCCTTCAGTTCCAATCACTAG